The DNA sequence TGCGCCGCTTTTGGTTTCGTTCGACGCGTCAGCAAGCTTCGATCCGGACGGGACGATTGTCGGCTACGACTGGAACTTCGACGGCGGGCTTTGGGATTTGGAAGGCGTCGGCCCGGTTCAGGAGCACACGTACACCGTGCCGTATCCGACGACGACCGCGACTGTGAAGGTGTGGGACTCGGAAGGCGCGAGCACGGAGAAGAGCGTTCTGTTAAGTGTTAAAGGCTTTCACCTGAGCTTTGTGGCGCAAACATCTGGAATAGAAGCCAAAGATGTGAGCCTGTACGATGTTGGCGGCCTTCCCGCCATCGCATATTACGACCACACCAACTTCGCGCTCAAATATGTCCGGGCGTTGAATGAGCGGGGAACAAGCTGGACAAACTCCTCGATTTTGGATTCAGGCGAGAATATTGCCGGCGACTTGAGCTTGGCGATGATTGGCGGAAATCCGGCAGTCGCATATTACGACGAACCAAACGGGGACTTGAAGTACGCCGCCGCGCAGAACTCGACGGGAACGATTTGGAACGAACCCGTAGTCGTTGATTCGGACCTGGACTCGGGCAGGAAATGCGTGCTGCTGCAATTGGCAAACGGTAATCCGGGCATTTTTTATTACAAAGCTGACGCGTCGTCCGGTTCGTTGATGTTCGTCGCGGCGGAATCGCCGGACGGCAGTTTTTGGGGCACTCCTGTAGTGGTTGACGATCAGGGAAAACCGGGCTACAGCGGGATTGCCGGGGTAATATTGGCCGATGGCATTATATCGGTCGCTTACGTAGACTTCGCATCCAAGGAACTCAGATTTGCAAAATCATTTGATGCCGCGTGCACTGAATGGGTATTAATCGGGCCAATCGCGAATGATTCACGCACAGTCGTAGCGGGGCTTTGGAACGACCGTTTATTTTGCGCATACAGTTCATTTCAGGGGCAGGACCTGTTTTTTCTGTATTCTAACGACGGTTCCGGGGAAAGTTGGATCATGCCGCAAAAATTGGACGACGCCAACGTGAATAAGGGGCCCTGTATAATTGCCAGTGCGGATCGAATTTTGCTTCCCTATCAGCGAGGTCCGATTGGCGGTGAATACAACCCAGTTGGAGTTGTTTATTTTGCATCGCCTTCAGGGCTTCCCCTTCAGTGGAGTGAACTAGTGCAGATCAGCCCTGCATCGGTTCTTGAAATAAAGGCTTCTTTGATTGACAATTCGCCCGCAATCACTTACGGAATGACCGGAGGCATTTACTACTGCAGCTACTACTGACATTGTGTGGATTTTTTCCCAGGCATGCGGTCGAACATGCCATTGTCAGACCAAATCTCAGCAAAAGGAGGTAAGCAAAATGGCGGAAATCTTAAAAGCCACAACCACCGAAGTAGTTCTCAATGAAGACGGCGGCGACATAGACTTCCGGGTTGAAGGCGACACCCATGCGGCCATTATTTTTGCCGATGCCGGCAACGATAAGGTGCTTCTGGGTGCAGACGTCGTCTCAGTATTGGATGCCCGTGTCACTTGCAGGCAAACCAGCACAACCGCGGCAATTCCAGTTCTGGAGCTTAGCCAAAGCGACACGGACCAGCCCTTCATCAAATTCTCGGGCGGTACTTTATACACCGGTAAGGTGCCAGTGGACGAGTACATCCTGGTGGAGTGGGCCGGTCAAGCAAATCCAAGGTACCTTCAACTCAACGAGGATCCGTAGATGTCTTTATGGATTTCGGCGGGCAGCGGCTGTTAAAGCAGCATTGCAGTCTTTTCTCGCTAAGTGAATTGCGATTTGCCTTTTAGAGGAGGTTTCCAATTGATGAGTTATATCCGGCTGGCGGACGACAAACTGGTTTTTGCAAGGAATGCAGGAGATAAAATTGTCGAAGTGGAATACTTCGAACGCGCTTGCACGTTTCGCCTTCCTTACGAGGTGATTGCGGCATTGTCCGAAATTGCCGGTCCCAAACTGACAATTGTGAAAGGCACTCCGTCGAAAAGCAGCGACAAGGAGCAATCTTGAAGCGACTAATAATCGCTTGCAGATTCCTGCAATTAGTCGTTAGAACGAAAGGGCGGGGAAGCATATCTTCCCCGCCCCTGCATTTTAGTGGCTTGTGCTAATTCCAAGTTTTCGCAGAAATACCTCCCCCCTCCCCCCCCTGCGCGCGAAAAAAGGGGCTCCTTTCGGAGCCCCCGGTGGTATGGGGTAAAGGCGGAGGAACGGCGGTCGCCGGAGTGTGTGGCTAGCCGCAGCCCTCGTTGTATAAGCAATTCGAGCAGGTGTGGCAGCTCCCCGTCTGGGTCATGATGCTCCCGCATTCGGGGCAGATCGAGCTTGACGCCTGCGTTTCGTTCACGAATTCCTCTCTGGTCTTGCCGACGAGCGGCAGCCCGGTCTGGACTATCGTGGCCGCGGGTTCGGATACGGGCGCGGGTTCGTGCGTCCCGTTCGGCGGCACCGCGTCGGAAGACTGGAACTTGATCGCGAGCCATCTGAATACGTAGTCCACGATGGACTTCGCGTATTTGATGTCCGGGTTGTTCGTCCAGCCGGACGGCTCGAACCGGTTGTGGCTGAACTTCTGGACGAGCACTTTCAGCGGCACTCCGTACTGGAGCATTATCGAAGTCATCGTTGCGATCGTGTCCATCAGGCCCGAAATCGTCGAGCCTTCCTTCGCCATCGTTATGAAAATTTCGCCGGGGGAGCCGTCCTCGTACATTCCGACGGTGATGTATCCCTCATGGCCGCTGATGCTGAACTTGTGCGTGATGCTGGCGCGCTCGTCGGGCAGGCGGCGGCGCACCGGCTGGGGCGGCCCGGCCATCTTTTTCTTCCCGTCCTCGATCGTCGTCGAGAGCGGCTGGCTGCGCTTGGAGTTCTCGCGGTAAATCGCAATCGCCTTGAGGCCGAGTTTCCACGCCTCGATGTAGACGTTCGCGATATCTTCCGCGGTCGCGTCCTCGGGCATGTTCACCGTCTTCGAGATCGCGCCCGACAGGAACGGCTGGGCCGCGGCCATCATCCGCACGTGGCCCATGTAATGTATCGCCCGCTTGCCTTTGACCGCGCGGAACGCGCAATCGAAAACGGGCAGGTGCTGCTCTTTGATGTGCGGCGCGCCCTCGATCGTGTCGTTCGCGTCGATGTAAGCGACGATGTCTTCGATCTGGCGCGACGGGTAGCCGAGCTTTTGCAATGCGCGGGGCACGGTGTGGTTTACGATCTTCAAGAGACCGCCGCCGACGAGCTTCTTGTACTTGACCAGCGCGATGTCGGGCTCGATGCCAGTCGTGTCGCAGTCCATCATGAACGCTATCGTGCCCGTCGGGGCAAGCACCGTCGCCTGCGCGTTGCGCACGCCATACGTCGCGGCCAGCCTGCAGCTCTCGTCCCACACCGTCTGCGCGGCCGCGAGCAGATAATCCGGCACCTGGTTCGCGTCGATCTGCTGGCTCGCGATCTGGTGCTTCTTTAGAACGCGAAGGAAAGGCTCGCGGTTTTTCTCGAAC is a window from the bacterium genome containing:
- a CDS encoding PKD domain-containing protein, which codes for MEEQQVTFTASVTGTQPIGYSWDFGGGAEPATSSDESPVVVLGAAGEYSCWLTVTNSAGEASFPFSLTVTPYNEQPVALLYISPSSGKVPLEVSLDSRGSYDPDGTIANFQFDLDGDGTFETDNGGYGFVQHTYEAEGSLILAVRVTDNEGAAATSTKQITLLPNTGDNLPPVAALTASTLEGDAPLLVSFDASASFDPDGTIVGYDWNFDGGLWDLEGVGPVQEHTYTVPYPTTTATVKVWDSEGASTEKSVLLSVKGFHLSFVAQTSGIEAKDVSLYDVGGLPAIAYYDHTNFALKYVRALNERGTSWTNSSILDSGENIAGDLSLAMIGGNPAVAYYDEPNGDLKYAAAQNSTGTIWNEPVVVDSDLDSGRKCVLLQLANGNPGIFYYKADASSGSLMFVAAESPDGSFWGTPVVVDDQGKPGYSGIAGVILADGIISVAYVDFASKELRFAKSFDAACTEWVLIGPIANDSRTVVAGLWNDRLFCAYSSFQGQDLFFLYSNDGSGESWIMPQKLDDANVNKGPCIIASADRILLPYQRGPIGGEYNPVGVVYFASPSGLPLQWSELVQISPASVLEIKASLIDNSPAITYGMTGGIYYCSYY